Below is a genomic region from Immundisolibacter sp..
CATGACCATGACGGGTCCGCAGCCCGGCTTCGTGGTCAACGCCGGCCGCCGCGCCAAGGCATTGAAGATACGCACCGTACTGGAGGAGGCCGCAGGCGGCTCCAGCGCTGGTCGGCGGCTGCTGGATGTGGGCACCGGCAATGGCCAGATTGCGCAGATTCTCGGCCAGACCTGCGACGTGATTAGCATCGATCCGCGCGACCAGCGGCAGGCGGCCGTTGGTTATCGGTATGTGCGGGCGGGCACCGCGTTGCCGTTTGCCGGTGCCAGTTTCGACCTTGCCGTGTCCAACCACGTCATCGAGCATCTTGACGATGCGGCTTCGCACCTGGATGAACTGGCCCGGGTGGTGCGCCCAGGCGGCCTGGTTTATCTGGCCACGCCGAATCGGCTATGGCCGTGGGAAGTGCACTATCGAGTGTGGTTGCTGCACTGGCTGCCACAGTCGCTGTTCGAACGGGCGCTGCGCCTACTGGGTCGCTACCGCGAGCCGCTCCACCTGCTCTCGTTGCGGCAATTGCGGACGTTTTGCGACGAGCACTTCGATCTGACGGACTACGCGCCACGCATTACCCGATGGCCGGCCCGGTATCACCTGGAGGTGCCGTCGTGGATCGGCGCGTGTCTCGCGGCGCTTCCTTTATCGATCTACAGGCTGTTTGCAGTCGGATTGCCCACCCTGGTGGTGGTACTTCGGCGACGCTGACCCTGCCTCATTGAGCACGGACGACGTTACGGTCCACTGGCAGCACAGTCCTGCGCCGAGCCGCAGTGCAGGAAAAGGGCCCGTCATGCGCTCAAGTGTTTGTGCAGCGAATTACGCATCAGTTATGGCGCAAATATAGTCTTCGAATTTCCCGGATGGTGTCCGGGGTATCTCGTTGCAGTAGGTGAGCTGTACTTCGAAGTACTCGCCCAGGCGTTGGGCAGCCAGGGTGCGCAGCGCAGCCTCCTGTGCGCTGTCCAGCGGCAGCGGTGCGACTAGCCGAATTTCGAGCGCCTGCCGGCTTTTCTGTACGATCTGCCACTGCCGTACTGATGTGAAGCTCGCCATCGCGCCGCTGCCCAGTTGTGGCCACCAGCGATCGCCATTGGGCCGAACCCACATATTGCGTTCGCGGCCAAGAATCTTGCTAAGCACCGCCAGGCCGCGGCCACACGGGCACCGGTCGCCGACTTGCGCATAGTCTCCGAGGGCATACCGAAGCAGGGGGGTGGCGAAGTTGTAAAGAGGGGTTGCCACTACCTGTCCCACCTCGCCTGGCCCGCACGGACGGCCGTCAGCGTGCAGGATTTCCAGCCGGACGACCTCTTCCTGCACATGGTAGTGATCATGATGCGGGCACTGCAGGGCCAGGTAACCGAGTTCCTGACTCGAATAAACGTCGCTTACGTCGACGCCCCATGCTGCCTTGCACGCGTGTCGCACGTCATCGTCGACCGGCTCGCCGACACAGCGGACCTGACGCAATCCCGGCAGTCGAACGCCTTGCGCCAGGCTGAGGTTCGCCAAGGCTCGCAGATTTGACGGCAAGCTCAGCAAGTAGGCAGGATCTTGCTCGGCCAGCCATTCCAGCTGTCGGTGCAGCCCGACTTCGACGTCCAGCAAAATGGCGGGACCGGTCGAGCAGACCAGCGCCGTGGGTGGACCCCAGGAGCCCTCGAGCCGGCCCTGCGGTGATTTCGCCCGGTCGTCCTTAAACACGCGGATTGCCGCGAGTTTTCTCGAAACATCACGCCGTTGCCAATGATGTTCGCGCAGTGTCACGGCCCACCAGATGAGCTGCGCCAGCCCGGTTTTGGTGATCGTGACAGGCGTGGCGGTTGAGCCTGATGTGCTGACCTCCACGCTGCGGCCGTGCCCCGGTGGTAATTTCTGCGCGCGCAGTGCAGTCCCGGCAGCTTGCACTTCGCTGCGTGTCATGATCGGCAGTGCTTGCCACAGGTCGGGTGTTACCGCGCGACCGGGTTGGTAGCCCACGGCCAGCAACCGCTGCCGGTAGAAGGGCACCTGTTGCCAGGTGTGGTAGAGCAGGGCGGCGAGGCGTTGCGCCTGGGACCTGTCAAGCGCCTGCCGATCGCTCCATTGAGTCACTTCCCAATCTTGGAGCAAGGCGCGCAGGCGGTCTGGCAGCAGAAGCCTGGCGTGGCGGCCTGGGGACGTGGACGAGTCGGTCATCCGGGTATTTAACGCTTGACTACGGTTGGGTTGCGCTTGATTCTTGAGGCTCGCAGTGTCGCCGATCCGGCTGCATATCGTTTTCCCTTGCGCCCCGCTGCCCACGGGCCGCCGTGATGGCGGTGGCTCGCTTCGGGCCGGGTTGGACGTGGGTGGTAGATGGCTGTTTGCAAAACCGACCGGGTGACCCCGCGGGTGTCTGGTCTTGCCGTCAGTTCAGGGGAGTCATGGAAAAGTCTGATCACTGGAAAGTCCACGCCCAGCAGTGGGCCCACCATGGCTCCCCGCTGCGGCCGAGTGTGGATGATATTCGCCCACTGGAATCGGCTGTAAATGCCCGCAGACCGGGCACAGTTGGCTTGGGTCGCGCGCTGCTGCTGGGTGTGACACCGGAGATCGCGCACATGCGTTGGCCCGATGGGACCTATCTGGTGGCCGCCGATCGCAGCATGGAAATGATCCACAGTATCTGGCTCCCTGAGCCGCCCCCGGGGGGCAGTGTCAGTTGTGCGGACTGGCAGCGGCTGCCGTTCGGTGGCGGTTGTTTCGACTCCGTTCACGGTGACGGTTGCTTTAACGCGCTGGATTACCGCGCCCAGTATGGAAGCGTGGCCAGGGAACTGCGGCGCGTATTGGTGCCGGGGGGGATTTTTACCCTGCGCGCCTTTCTGCGCCCCCAGGTCAGCGAGCAGCCGGAACAGGTGTTCGCTGATCTGCACGCCGGGAGGATCGCCGGCTTTCACGCCTTCAAGTGGCGTCTTGCCCAGTCTTTGCACGGTTCGATTGAGCAAGGTATTCCGGTGGCCAGAATCTGGGAGGCGTGGCACGCCGCTGGCGTGGATGTGAAGGCACTCGCCGCGCGCACCGGCTGGAGCGAGGGCACCATTGCCACTATTGATGTTTACCGTGGCGCTCCCGCCGTTTACACCTTCCCCACGTTGCCGGAATTGAGGGCTGCCGTTGAAGGAATTTTCACGGAACTCGATTGCCAGTTTGGCGGCTACGAACTGGGCGAGCGCTGTCCGACACTGATCTACCAGGCAGCATGAGGTTCAACAGCGCCCTGCCGGGCATCAGGTGGCCCGCCTACCCGGACGAGCAGGCTGCCCGCCTCATGGCAGGGCTCTATCAGTTGGAACATAGCCAGTGGCAGCCACCGGACAAATTGCGCCAGCGGCAGTTTGAGCAATTGGCGCCGCTACTCGAACACGCCGCTATTCATGTGCCCTTTTACCGCGAGCGGCTGCGCGCGGGTGGCTGGGAGCTCACACCCGGACTGGACGCGCAACGCTGGTCGCAGATTCCCCTGCTCACGCGCGCCGACATACAGCGGGCCAGCGCGGCACTGATGAGCGATGCACCACCGCCGGCTCACGGTGGGCACCATGTGGCGCAGACCTCGGGCTCGACGGGCGAGCCAGTGAAGGTCACCAAGACACAGGTTTGCCAGTACTTCTGGCAGCTGTGCACGCTGCGCAATCACTTCTGGCACCGGCGTGACTTCCAGGGTCGTTTCGCGGCGATCCGGGTCTTCGCGGCCGGCGCCGCGGCGCCCGACGGCGAGACGTTTGCCGGCTGGAGTCGCGCCACCAGTCGCCTGTTCAGCAGCGGGCAGTCCATGCGCCTTGATCTGCGCACCGATATCGTGGTGCAAGCGCGCTGGCTGGAGCGGCACAACCCGCACTACCTGCTCACGTTCCCGTCCAATTTGCACGGGCTTATCGAATACTTCGAACACGCTAACGTGCGACTGCCGGCGCTTTCCGAGGTGATCATGGTGGGCGAAATCGTTTCGCCCGAGTTGCGCGCGGACTGCCTGCGCGTTTTGGGTGTTCCGCTGACCGACACCTACAGCTCGGAGGAATTCGGTTACCTGGCCCTGCAATGTCCTGACCACGCGCATTACCACGTCCAGTCCGAGAACGTGCTGGTCGAGGTACTCGACGACGACGGACGGCCCTGCGTGCCTGGCGCTGTCGGGCGGTTGGTGGTCTCCAGCCTGCATAATTTCGCGATGCCGCTTATCCGCTACGAAATCGGCGATCTGGCCGAGGTGGGCGGGCCGTGTGCCTGCGGACGTGGCCTGCCGGTTCTGAAGCGCATCATCGGACGGGTCCGCAATCTGGTGCGCCTGCCCACGGGTGAACGTCGTCTGCCGATCGTCGGCTACCGGGGTTTTCGCGACATAGCGCCGATTCGCCAGTACCAGTTCATTCAGCGAACTCTGGAGCAAATTGAGGTGCGCCTGGCGGTTGAAAGGCCGCTCACCGGCGATGAGGAGGCGCGTTTGCGCGTCCATATCCAGCAGTCGCTGGATTACCCCTTCCTGATTGTTTTTGTTTATATGCCGACGATTCCGCGTACCAAGGCCGGCAAGTTCGAGGAGTTCATGTGTGCCATACCGGGCTGAGCCGGCGCCGCGGGTTCCATGAGTAAGTCCCGTAGTGACTGGCAGGCAGTCAAATGAACAAGCGAATCCCTGTGACGATCCCCGACCCAGCCACGCGTTTATCGAGCCTGATTGCCAGTCAGTGGATGTCACAGGCGATCTACGCTGCTGCGCAATTGCGCATTCCGGATCTGCTTGCCGACAGCGCCATGAGCAGCGAAGAACTTGCCGGCGCGACACAGACGCATGCGCCGTCCCTGCATCGCTTGCTGCGGGCGCTGACGACGCTCGACATCTGCGAGGAGCTTGGGGACGGAGTGTTCGCCCTGACGCCCATGGGCGCTTTGCTGCGGGGCGACAGCGCCGAGTCCCTGCGCGCCTGGGCCTTGTATTCCGGGGGCTCTCAGTGGCCAGTTTGGGGGCACCTGATCGACAGCATCAGGACCGGTCGCAGCGCCCGGCATCTGATCACCGGGAACAAGGCGTTCGAGCACGCCGAGCGCGATCCTGAAGTGGCGGCGATCTTTAATCAGGCGATGGTCGAGTTGACCCGTCTGGTTGCCACCCGGGTTGTGTACGCGTACGACTTTTCGACCTTGCAGCGGATTGTTGACGTCGGCGGTGGTTCCGGCCAGCTGTTGGCCGCCATCCTGCGGGTTCACCCGGCAGTGCGGGGCGTGCTGTTCGATTTGCCACATGCCATTGAAGCGGGCAGGCGCCTGATCGCCGAGGCGGGGCTCGCGCAGCGTTGCGAAATCGTCGCCGGCGACTTCTTCGAGGCCGTGCCCGGCCCCGCCGATGCCTATTTGCTCAAAAGCGTGCTGCATGACTGGGACGACGAGCAAAGCCTGGCGATTTTGCGCAACTGCTATCGGGCGATGACCGCGCAGGGCAGGCTTCTGCTGGTCGAACGGGTTGTTCCGTTACGGCTCGGAGTGTCGGCCGAGCATCAGACCCTTGCCCGGATCGACCTGAACATGTTGATCGGGCCAGGGGGGCGGGAGCGGACCGAAGCCGAGTTTCGGGCACTTCTGACGGCGGCGGGTTTTTGTCTGCATCGGGTCGTTGAGGTGGAGCTGTCGTTCAAGCTGATCGAGGCGACCCGAGTTCAATGATGGCTGAGTTGAGCAGTTTTCCGGTAGCGAGCCAGGTGGCGGCGACATGTCGGGGGCGGATGCCGCCTTGTCGCCCGTGCCACGGTCGTCGCTCCGTTGTCCTGAGTTGCGCCGGATGTGGTGCCGACGCAGCCGGCGGCGGCATAATCGCCATCAGCTTGCGCTGCCGAACAGCACGGCACCGCGATCCGTCACGATCCTTTATTTCAATCCCGCACCCATTCGTCGCTTGCCGGTAACCAAACACGTGCCCCAAAACAATCCGAAACGCCGTAAGGCCACCGCTCCCACCGCGAGTCGCACAACTCCGGCGACCAGAGTGTTGCTTATCAACGGTCTGGATGATCTGAGCAATGCCACCATTGTGGGAATTTCCAATGGGGTGCAGTTTTCTTACACCGGCAATATCGACCTGATGGGCGATCTGGGGCACCCGAACCTTTCCGTCAGCCAGTTATTGCTCGGCTGCCTGCGTGAGGCGCCCATCAAAATGGCCATGCCCGCGGTCATCTTCAACTGTATTGCCGACCCGGACAGTCACGGTCGCAGCCTGGACCGGGCCAGTGAACTTCTGGAACAGGCCCGCGTGCCGGTGCTGAACCGGCCCCAGAACGTACGCAAGACCACCCGGGACAATATCTATCGACTGCTGCATAACACGCCGGGCCTGGTGGTGCCGCGCACTGTCCGACTGGCGCCCCGGCGTCTGTCGGATATCCGTGCCGCGATGGCCGACGGCGACATCGGAATGCCGTTTCTGATTCGTCCGGCGGGCCAGCATGGCGGGGCCGGTTTGCTCAGGGTCGACAGCGAATCCGATCTGGGGCAGCTTGAGCGTTTCGCCTTCGATGGCCGTGGCTACTACCTGACCGAGTTCGTGGATTTTCGCAGTCCGGACGGGCTGTACCGCAAGTATCGCCTGATCATGCTGGATGGCCGGGTTTATCCGCGCCACTTGATTGCGTCCGACCACTGGAACATCCATTCCCGCAGCCGCAGTACGGTGATGCAGAACAATCTTGAACTCATTGCGCAGGAGCAGGCCTTCCTCGACCATCCAGAGCGGCACTTCAAGGAGTCGGTGCAACAGGCGCTGGCGCAGATTCGGCGCGAACTGGAACTCGACTATTTCGGGGTGGATTGTGGGCTCAATGCCGATGGCGACCTGGTGGTTTTTGAAATCAACGCCTGCGTTAACGTCATCCAGCGCCACCAGGCACCCTTTGGTTATCTCAACGCAGCGGTAGAGCGCATTCGTACCGGCGTCATCGAAATGGTGCTGCGTCGCGACCGTAATCGCAGTGCCTGAACGGGACGGCTACCGCGAGATTTTCAACCACCGCGGCGGCGCCTACCATCGCGCCATGGCGGATTGGCCGCGGGCACGCCAGCTGGAGTTTCAGCACATGCTGACGGCCGCCCGGGTGCGGGCCGGCATGACGGTGTGCGACGTCCCCGCCGGCGGCGGTTATCTGCGCGATTATTTACCCACCGATGTCCTGTATCTGGCGGTCGAGCCCTCATTGCCCTTTGCGCGCCTGTGTGGGCCACCCGGTCAGGTGGTGCTCAGCGAGATCGAACAGTTGCCCTTCGTCGGGGACAGCGTCGACCGTTTTATCTGCCTGGCGGCCCTGCACCATGTGACCGACTGCGCCGGCTTCTTCAGCGAAACCCAGCGCTGCCTGCGGCCGGGTGGGCTTCTGGCGCTGGCGGATGTAGTCGAGAACTCGCCGGTCGCCCGATTTTTGAATGACTTTGTCGACACACACAATCCGGCCGGACATCGGGGCCGCTTTCTGTCCACGGATACCGAGCGGCAACTGCACCGCGCGGGCTTGAGGGTGGAAACGGCGCAGCGAATTGCTTACCCGTGGACATTTCCCGACCGCCCGGCCATGGCCCGCTTCTGTGCCTTGCTGTTTGGGCTGGAATCCAGCGAACAGACCACGCTGGCTGGCATCGACCAGTACCTCACGCCCCGCCTGACGTCGCACGGCGCCAGTCTGACCTGGGAGCTGCGCTTCCTCACAGCGGGCAAGTTGCCCTGATGTGTATTGTGCCGGCATACCCGCGGCTGCGGCTGGCTGGACCGGCGCGCGGGTCGCGGCCTGTCCCGGGTGACCCAGCAACGCGAATGCTATCCTGCCTTCGAACCTCGAGACCAATCCAGTTCATCCCGCTTGCAGAAACGGAACGCCATGATTTATCGCACCACCAAACCCTCGGCCCTGATTCCGCCGGCGACTAAAGCCGTCTTCTGGTTCGGGGTCGCTTCACTGACCTTGAGTGCTTGCGGCGAGGCCATCCCGGCGCTACCCGAGGTGCCACAGAAGATCATCGCGCCGGGCATTGCAGCGCATCTACAGCGGACACATCGGGCCGCGGTTGAGCTGCCGAAGGACGTCGACGCGGTCGGCAGTTACTGCATGACATTGCAGACCTACCCACCGTCCGCGGCGTTGTCCGTTACGTGTTACGAACATCTTCAGGGGCTCAAGCCGGACAACTTCAAGTGGCTGTATTACCAGGCGCTTGCCCAGGGTCAGGCCGGCCAGGCGGACAAGGCCAGGGCCACGCTTGAGCGCGTGCTCGAGCGGGAGCCGGACTATATGCCGGCGCGCCTGCGGCTGGGCGCGGCCCAGCTTGGCGCCAAACAGCACCGCCAGGCGGTGGCAAGCTTTCAGGCGGCGATCAAGCAAAGTCCGCGCTCGGCGCAAGCTCACTTCGGTCTTGGCCGGGCGCTGGAAGCGAGCGCCGACAAGGACCAGGCAATCAAGGCCTACCGACAGGCCCTGGCGATAGCGCCGCAATTTGGCGCGGCCAATAGGGGCCTGTCGCGTTTGCTGAAGGATGCTGGGAAGGCCGGTGAGGCACGACGTTATGCGGCCCTGGCCCGACGTTTCCGGAACATCGGTGCACCTGAGCCTGACCCGTTGCTCAACGCCCTGCGTCGGCAGGATCAAAGCGCTGCTGCCTATGCACGGCGTGCTGACGCCTTGGCCGCCAAAGGCAGCCGGGCCGCGGCGATCAAGGCGCTTGATGCGGCGCTGGTCAGCGACCCGACGTTCCTGCCGGCTCATGTCCGTTTGATCGATCTGTACCGGCAGCAGAAGGCCTATGACAAGGCGGAGTTCCATTACCGCAAGGCCCTGGCCTTGCGCCCGACGGCGTATGTGGCGGAAATCAACTACGGTCGTGCATTGCAGGACCAAGGCCAACTCGACAAGGCAGCGGTGGCTTACCGGAATGCGATCAAGGCCGATGACACACGTGCCGCCGGCTACCTGCTACTGGGGCGAGTGCTCGAACGCCAGGGCAGTACCAGCGAGGCGCTGAAACAGTTTCGGGCCGCTGCAAAGAAAAAGCCTGCTGCGGCGATGGCGCACTTCGAAACCGGACGTTTGCTGCTCAAGACCGGCCAGCTGACGGCTGCCGGTGCGGCGTTCGACAAAGCCGCTGCCAACTCGGCGAATCCCGCCTTGACCCTCCTGAGCATTGGCAACCTGTACGGCGAAGCGAAGCAGCCGACGCACGCGCTCAGCCGCCTTGACCAGGCCAAGCAGCGGGCCACGGCCAACGGACAGAAGCGGCTGCTAGCGGCAATCGAGAAGGCGCGCGCGAAATGGCAGGCCGGTGGCGCCAAACCCGCGCCCGCGAAAAAGAAATAACGTCAGCTCCAGGGCCGGCCAGCAGGGCGGGGCATTGGTGCGATGTCGTCGGCGTGGTGCCGCCCGCGGCGGGTGCCTGGACATTTTTGGTGACGGGCCGGTGTAAACGCCGGCCTCTGCTGCCGGTAACCCCGCGCAACAACTGCGCACCGCAGGTTTGCTCGGACGGGGGATGCCCTGTGTCAGCTTCAGCTGTTGGGCTGGGCACCAGCCGACGCCGTGGCCGGGAATAATGCCCGCCACGCGATGACCGCCCAGGCGATCCACACCAGATGAATGGCAATGGTAATCACGCCCATCCAGGCGACCTCGTGGCTCCAGGTGATGCTGTAGAAATCCCACACGCCGTCGACGACCTCGGTCACGATCACCACCGGGATCACAGCCGCATACCGCAGCGGATCGCGCGCCCCCCACAGCGCTACCAGACCGATGGCGCCCAGCTGGATGCCAACGATGATCCAGGCATCCTGCAGAAGTTGGAACACGGGCTCGCCGCTGTGCAGGTCGACCCCCGGATACATCGAGCCGAGGAAGGACGCCGTTGCAAACGGCAGCGTGCCCACAAAATTGAACACGGCATAAAAGATGCCGATGGCAATGAAAAAGCTGCGGGCGGTTTTCATGACATTCCTCCATGTGAGCGGGACGGCACGTCAGAGTAACGCCCACCCTGAGTGATGATCAGGACGGGCACAGTATGGCAAATCGGCGGGGTGATGGTCGCCGCGGGATCTAGCCGGCTGCCGTGCGCAGTGCAGCGGCCCGGTCAGTGCGCTCCCACATGAACTCGGCCTCGTCCCGGCCGAAGTGTCCGTAAGCAGCGGTGGCCTGATAAATCGGGCGCTTCAGGTCCAGCATGCGCAGGATGCCGGCCGGGCGCAGGTCGAAATGTTCACGCACCAGGCGCGTGAGCACAGCGTTGCCGGCGTTTCCGGTGCCAAAGGTGTCGACCATGATGGAGGTCGGTTCGGCGACGCCGATGGCGTACGAAAGCTGCACTTCGCAGCGCTCGGCCAGGCCGGCAGCGACGATGTTCTTGGCTACGTAGCGGGCGGCATAGGCGGCCGAACGGTCGACCTTGGACGGATCCTTGCCGGAGAACGCGCCGCCACCGTGGCGAGCCATGCCACCGTAGGTGTCGACGATGATCTTGCGCCCGGTCAGGCCAGCGTCGCCCATCGGGCCGCCGATCACGAAGCGCCCGGTCGGGTTGACATGAATCGTCGGCTTGTCCGACAGCCACTCACCCAGCACCGGCTTGATGATTTCCTCGATCACCGCCTCGCGCAGGTCGGCCTGGCTGATCTCGGGCGAATGCTGGGTGGACAGGACGACCGTGTCGATGTGTACCGGCTTGCCGTTTTCGTAGCGGAAGCTGACCTGGCTTTTGGCATCCGGGCGCAGCCACGGCAGGCTGCCGTTCTTGCGCAGTTCGGCCTGGCGGCGTACCAGGCGATGGGCGTAGGTGATCGGCGCCGGCATCAGCACGTCGGTCTCGCGGCAGGCATAACCGAACATCAGACCCTGGTCGCCGGCGCCCATGTCGTCCGGATCAGCGCGGTCGACGCCCTGGTTGATGTCCGACGACTGCTTGCCCAGCGCATTGAAAACGGCGCAGGTTTCCCAGTCGAAGCCCATGTCCGAGCTGGTGTAGCCAATGTCCCGGATGACGCCACGGATGATGTCCTCGGCTTCGATGTAGACGCCTGGCGTTACCTTGATCTCGCCCGCCACCATGGCCAGGCCGGTCTTGGTCAGGCTCTCGCAGGCCACGCGCGCGTCCGGATCCTGCGCCAGATACGCATCCAGGATGGCGTCGGAAATCTGGTCGCAGATCTTGTCGGGGTGGCCTTCGGACACCGATTCGGAGGTAAATAGATAACTATCGGACATGGTCAAACCCTCAGGGGTGCGGATGGGCTGCGGGGACTGGCAGAGGGGGGGCGCATTAAAACACAGCCAGAAAACCCCTCAAAGCGGCGTAAATGCCCACACTCGCTGCTCGCTGACCACCGCGTCGAGCGGAATGTCCCAGACCCGCCGCGGCAGGTTCGCTAACCGTTGCAGGTTGAAGGCGGCGCCGACCAGGCGCGGCCTGCGCCAGGCATGGTTAAGGAGAAAGGCGAAGCTGCGGTCGTAGAAGCCCCCACCCATGCCCAGGCGATTGCCGCTCCCATCGAACGCCACCAGCGGCAGTATCACAAGATCCAGCATGTGCGAGTCCAGCCAAGCGCTTTTCTGTGCAACAGGCTCGGGAATGCCAAAGCGGTTATGGCGTAACGGCGCCCCAGGCCACCAGCGGGCGAACTGAAGCCGTCCGGGTCGTTGTGGAGACAGAATCGGCAGGTAGCAGGCTTTGCCGGCGGCAATGGCGCGCAACAGGGCGGGCAGGGGATCGATTTCGCCGTCGGCCGGCCAATAGCCAGCCACACGCTGGGCGCGCTGGAAGGCGGGCAATGTGGCCAGTTGCCTGGCCAGCGCCGCGCTGGCTGCCAGACGCTCGTGGCGCGGCAGCTGCCTACGCGCGATGCGCATGCGTCGGCGCAGCGCCGGCAGGGAAGCAGCCGACGACACGCCGTCGGCTGCCGGGGGATTAGTGGGCCCCACCACTTGTGCCGTCGTGGATCTTCACTCTTGAACCGGGGGTTCAAGGCGGAAGCAGGAGACGACCTTCAGGCTTCCCGCTACCAGGGCGGTCTTGCACACCGGCCATCGATCAGCTTCCAAAG
It encodes:
- a CDS encoding 5-formyltetrahydrofolate cyclo-ligase, whose amino-acid sequence is MVGPTNPPAADGVSSAASLPALRRRMRIARRQLPRHERLAASAALARQLATLPAFQRAQRVAGYWPADGEIDPLPALLRAIAAGKACYLPILSPQRPGRLQFARWWPGAPLRHNRFGIPEPVAQKSAWLDSHMLDLVILPLVAFDGSGNRLGMGGGFYDRSFAFLLNHAWRRPRLVGAAFNLQRLANLPRRVWDIPLDAVVSEQRVWAFTPL